A region from the Halopiger aswanensis genome encodes:
- a CDS encoding PadR family transcriptional regulator, which yields MYDLTAFQRDLLYVIAGQDEPHGLAIKDELEEYYEKEIHHGRLYPNLDTVVDKGLVEKGELDQRTNYYTITARGQRELEARREWEEQYVGELLSAAE from the coding sequence ATGTACGATCTTACAGCTTTCCAGCGAGATCTATTGTACGTGATCGCCGGTCAGGACGAACCACATGGACTCGCAATCAAAGACGAACTCGAGGAGTACTACGAGAAAGAAATCCATCACGGCCGACTCTACCCTAATCTCGATACTGTCGTCGACAAAGGCCTCGTCGAGAAGGGAGAACTCGATCAGCGGACAAACTACTACACCATCACCGCTCGTGGCCAGCGTGAACTCGAGGCCCGTCGAGAGTGGGAAGAGCAGTACGTTGGCGAACTGCTCTCAGCAGCGGAATAG
- a CDS encoding DUF7837 family putative zinc-binding protein has protein sequence MSTTNSPSLGTCPFCHAEITSSDVILEYETVTGPTVYAECPECRDVVTPE, from the coding sequence ATGTCCACGACAAATTCGCCATCGCTCGGTACCTGTCCGTTCTGCCACGCCGAGATCACATCCAGCGACGTGATCCTCGAGTACGAGACAGTGACCGGACCGACAGTATACGCTGAGTGCCCCGAATGCCGCGACGTCGTGACCCCGGAGTGA
- a CDS encoding zinc-ribbon domain-containing protein — protein sequence MLFVGVNWLLDLVSRNEVVYECRHCGTTVDSDTETCPVCGADAIVQHQIP from the coding sequence ATGCTGTTTGTAGGTGTGAACTGGCTACTGGATCTGGTGAGCCGGAATGAAGTGGTGTATGAGTGCCGGCACTGCGGCACCACCGTCGACAGCGATACCGAAACCTGTCCTGTATGCGGCGCAGACGCGATCGTCCAGCATCAGATTCCCTGA
- a CDS encoding PadR family transcriptional regulator — MDDLTGFLRDALYVIAGADRPSGQDIKEEMEQYYSSEINHGRLYPNLDTLVNKGLVDKGQLDRRTNYYTITDEGEQAIANRLEWESSYLDERL, encoded by the coding sequence ATGGACGACCTCACTGGGTTCCTACGTGACGCGCTGTACGTAATCGCTGGTGCTGACCGACCATCCGGACAGGACATTAAGGAAGAGATGGAACAGTACTATAGTAGCGAGATCAATCACGGGCGGTTGTATCCGAACCTCGATACTCTCGTCAACAAGGGACTCGTCGACAAAGGCCAGCTCGATAGGCGAACGAATTACTATACTATTACAGACGAGGGCGAACAGGCCATTGCGAACCGTCTTGAGTGGGAATCGAGCTATCTCGACGAGCGGCTGTGA
- a CDS encoding lamin tail domain-containing protein, which yields MSEDSKLKKTCVYGFGILMLLGGLGGMFEGGLGLLGGPILVVTSLLLIPKTRPLITDAIDSAGGPDLSTLGRGAFIGLLIVGFVVGGALLPAADSPETAGVDTPPSPSNSTDSPDSTSEPASSNPDSTSDSSTDESTDSPGSSPADSSGTSSRDSSDSSSEGPTDDSSDDTTSEYPDNSTSDSSDPSTDSGQTTSWTVTVLSVTDGDTMDVRMPDGSTDTIRLLGVDTPETSAGNTDPTEWEGIPDNADGREWLEQWGGEASEYAEDRLASEEIYIEVDEESDRRGTYDRLLVYAYQSESSSTSFNLRLIENGYARMYDSQFSQRSTHQSAESEAQNNNVGVWDYSDSSSTPSDDGGSQNGDIVVSTIHADANGNDHENLNEEYIELTNEGSSSVDMTGWTISDDADHTYHIPSGFTLDAGESVIIYSGSGSDTDTELYWGSGSAIWNNSGDTIIVTNADGETVINREY from the coding sequence ATGTCAGAGGATTCTAAACTTAAGAAAACCTGTGTCTATGGTTTTGGCATCCTCATGTTGTTGGGAGGTCTTGGCGGCATGTTCGAAGGAGGATTAGGGTTGCTTGGCGGGCCAATTCTTGTCGTCACATCTCTACTTCTAATTCCCAAAACTCGCCCACTCATCACAGATGCTATTGATTCAGCTGGTGGCCCTGACCTTAGTACATTAGGGCGCGGTGCATTCATCGGACTCCTCATTGTCGGATTTGTTGTTGGCGGGGCACTACTTCCGGCAGCCGATTCACCGGAAACAGCAGGAGTGGATACACCACCATCACCTTCTAATTCGACGGATTCTCCTGATTCTACATCTGAACCAGCATCTAGCAATCCTGACTCTACATCAGACTCGTCGACAGACGAATCAACGGATTCACCAGGGTCGTCACCGGCCGATTCATCAGGTACATCCTCAAGAGATAGCTCGGATTCATCTTCTGAGGGTCCCACAGATGACTCTTCAGATGATACCACGAGTGAGTATCCAGACAACTCTACGTCTGACTCTTCTGATCCATCTACAGATAGCGGCCAGACGACCTCGTGGACGGTTACAGTTCTATCTGTAACAGATGGAGACACGATGGACGTGCGGATGCCTGATGGCAGCACAGATACAATCCGTTTGCTGGGCGTCGATACACCTGAGACTAGTGCTGGGAACACGGACCCAACAGAATGGGAAGGTATCCCAGATAACGCGGACGGACGAGAGTGGTTAGAGCAATGGGGTGGTGAAGCCAGCGAGTATGCAGAAGACCGTCTTGCTAGCGAAGAGATATACATCGAGGTGGATGAGGAGTCCGACCGACGTGGTACGTATGACCGCCTACTCGTGTATGCGTATCAGTCTGAGTCTTCGTCAACATCGTTCAACCTCAGACTCATCGAGAATGGATATGCACGGATGTATGATAGCCAATTCTCACAGCGCTCAACCCACCAATCGGCAGAATCCGAAGCACAAAACAACAATGTAGGCGTCTGGGATTACTCCGACTCCTCAAGCACACCATCTGACGACGGCGGCAGTCAAAACGGTGACATCGTAGTATCAACTATCCACGCTGATGCAAATGGCAACGACCACGAGAACCTAAATGAAGAATACATCGAATTAACGAACGAGGGAAGCTCGTCTGTGGATATGACTGGCTGGACAATATCTGATGATGCGGACCACACGTACCACATCCCATCTGGGTTCACACTCGATGCAGGCGAATCTGTGATTATCTACAGCGGGAGTGGATCAGATACCGACACAGAGCTATATTGGGGCTCCGGGAGCGCAATATGGAACAATAGTGGTGATACCATTATCGTGACGAACGCTGACGGCGAGACGGTCATCAACCGGGAATACTAA
- a CDS encoding MarR family transcriptional regulator, producing the protein MRFDADWMSRADDRILEHLSEAGPDTPKKMADSDRVRFSRQHINDRCKTLVEYGLLVHLGNGVYDITRNGEQYLAGELDARDLEAK; encoded by the coding sequence ATGCGCTTTGACGCCGACTGGATGTCACGCGCTGACGATCGAATTCTCGAGCATCTATCCGAAGCTGGCCCCGATACACCGAAGAAAATGGCCGACAGTGACCGTGTTCGATTCTCGAGACAGCATATCAATGACCGCTGTAAAACGCTCGTCGAGTATGGGCTGCTCGTTCATCTCGGCAACGGCGTCTACGACATCACGCGAAACGGCGAACAGTATCTCGCTGGCGAACTCGATGCTCGTGATCTCGAGGCCAAGTAA
- a CDS encoding HalOD1 output domain-containing protein, whose protein sequence is MSSAPTGHGSSTDLVVELVETLEAAGLDRDEYRLYDYVDVEALEQLLTDSNSDIEVRVTVAGVQIAVTPTGVDVLQDGSASTSE, encoded by the coding sequence ATGAGTTCCGCTCCGACAGGACACGGGTCCTCGACTGATCTCGTTGTCGAACTCGTCGAGACGCTCGAGGCAGCTGGCCTTGATCGTGATGAGTACCGGCTCTACGATTACGTCGATGTTGAAGCGCTCGAACAGTTGCTCACCGATTCAAATTCGGATATCGAAGTTCGTGTCACTGTGGCCGGCGTTCAAATTGCTGTGACGCCAACCGGCGTCGATGTTCTACAAGATGGTTCTGCCAGCACATCGGAGTAG
- a CDS encoding tyrosine-type recombinase/integrase, whose protein sequence is MPTADFEKQATRTLEYITESPTIDATNKKLIQAFYRHLLLSGISAARRQKLMAHLKIIAEHTEATPFPDLEKEDIEELVAWIYTRNITESTITDYKQVIKQFWTWMHDGEEPPETAWIQKHRQTHPRLLPQNLLTPHDVEALIESATNERDRAFIALLWETGARIGELIDLRVDDIENSGEQKYVIVDGKTGSRRLLLVESASYLEQWLTVHPNPVTTAFLWCKVDMNQGTPNEQISYQYIRLKILARTQDRAKIEKPVNPHHFRHSRATYLANFLTEAQLCEWFGWVRGSRVPGRYVHLSGRDIDRAYRTTLENQHYHQLGST, encoded by the coding sequence ATGCCTACCGCAGATTTCGAAAAGCAGGCGACTCGAACACTCGAGTACATTACTGAGTCGCCCACTATTGATGCAACCAATAAAAAACTCATTCAAGCGTTCTACCGCCATCTGCTTCTTTCAGGAATCAGTGCTGCTCGACGCCAGAAATTAATGGCCCATCTCAAGATCATCGCCGAACACACGGAAGCAACGCCGTTTCCCGATCTCGAAAAAGAAGATATCGAAGAACTTGTCGCATGGATCTACACACGTAATATAACTGAGTCAACGATAACAGATTACAAACAGGTGATTAAGCAGTTTTGGACCTGGATGCATGACGGTGAAGAACCACCAGAGACAGCATGGATTCAAAAGCATCGCCAAACGCACCCTCGATTACTCCCACAAAATCTACTGACGCCACACGATGTTGAAGCCCTGATCGAGTCTGCTACCAATGAACGTGATCGTGCATTCATCGCTCTTCTCTGGGAAACTGGCGCTCGAATCGGGGAATTGATCGATTTACGTGTGGATGATATTGAGAACAGTGGCGAACAAAAATACGTTATCGTAGATGGAAAAACGGGTTCCCGACGGCTGCTGCTGGTTGAATCAGCATCGTATCTCGAGCAGTGGTTAACTGTACACCCAAACCCAGTCACGACCGCCTTCTTATGGTGCAAAGTCGATATGAATCAGGGAACTCCAAATGAACAAATCAGTTACCAGTATATTCGGCTCAAAATCCTCGCTCGTACTCAGGACCGGGCGAAGATCGAGAAACCAGTGAACCCACATCACTTCCGACATAGCCGAGCAACGTACTTGGCAAATTTCCTTACTGAAGCACAATTATGCGAGTGGTTTGGTTGGGTAAGAGGATCTCGAGTTCCGGGGAGATACGTCCATCTGTCGGGCCGAGACATCGATAGAGCGTATCGAACGACACTCGAGAATCAGCATTACCATCAACTCGGTTCTACTTGA
- a CDS encoding NAD(P)/FAD-dependent oxidoreductase, with protein MVLADIDRYDQSRNAQIDGRAIILGASMAGLAAAKVVSDVFDEVAVIERDPLPDVPATRDGAPQTSHPHVLLEAGRTTLEDFFPGFSEDVIRSGGLMVDAATEMEYYENGGFFADGPNHLPMLCASRALFEHVVRQHVRELPNVELLDNCRFYDYLYTSENGVTGVRYRDGTGNKKTLSAALVVDATGRTSRTPDWLDENGFEAPDVEEVSINVTYSTIRLDRPSDNRTVLFVPPSPPRKRGVAAIPIEDGQWEFILQGIHGDDAPTDCPAFIEFANSIPVDEAGQLPRERDWVSDEIHHYPFPSSIRRRYDELEEFPDGLVVTGDAIASFNPVYGQGMSVGSLDALLLHHLLAETGLDEFALTYFSRTAAVIQQAWQIAVVADFAFPMTTGPKPLGTDLLNWYINRLIRSAHADGELMDAFYRVFRLEKSATSLFRPGVVRRVLQP; from the coding sequence ATGGTACTAGCCGACATAGACCGATATGATCAATCGAGAAATGCACAGATAGATGGACGAGCGATAATCCTCGGTGCAAGCATGGCTGGTCTTGCTGCTGCGAAAGTAGTTTCTGACGTGTTCGACGAGGTCGCTGTCATTGAGCGTGATCCGTTACCTGATGTACCTGCGACTCGGGATGGTGCGCCACAGACCAGTCATCCTCACGTTCTGTTAGAGGCTGGCCGAACGACACTGGAGGACTTCTTCCCCGGCTTCAGTGAAGATGTCATCCGCAGCGGCGGCTTGATGGTTGATGCCGCAACGGAGATGGAGTACTATGAGAACGGCGGTTTCTTTGCTGATGGGCCGAACCACCTCCCGATGCTCTGTGCCAGTAGGGCACTCTTTGAACACGTGGTTCGCCAACACGTGCGAGAGCTTCCAAACGTCGAACTGCTCGACAACTGTCGATTCTACGATTATCTCTACACGTCGGAAAACGGGGTGACCGGTGTGCGGTACCGCGATGGAACCGGGAACAAAAAGACGCTCTCCGCGGCTCTCGTTGTCGATGCAACCGGCCGAACCAGCCGAACGCCTGACTGGCTCGACGAGAACGGATTTGAAGCACCGGACGTCGAAGAGGTGTCTATCAACGTGACGTATAGTACGATTCGTCTTGATCGCCCGTCGGACAACCGAACAGTACTGTTCGTTCCTCCATCCCCGCCGAGAAAACGGGGCGTTGCTGCGATTCCGATTGAGGACGGTCAGTGGGAGTTTATCCTCCAGGGGATCCACGGTGACGACGCCCCGACTGACTGTCCGGCGTTCATCGAGTTCGCAAACAGTATCCCGGTGGATGAGGCTGGGCAGCTGCCGAGAGAACGTGACTGGGTCTCCGACGAGATCCATCACTATCCGTTCCCGTCGAGCATTCGACGCCGGTACGACGAACTCGAGGAATTCCCTGACGGGCTCGTTGTGACGGGAGATGCAATCGCCAGTTTCAATCCGGTATACGGACAGGGGATGTCGGTTGGCTCTTTAGATGCACTCTTGTTACACCATCTACTCGCGGAGACCGGACTTGATGAGTTCGCCCTCACGTACTTCTCCCGCACCGCTGCCGTGATCCAACAAGCGTGGCAGATAGCTGTAGTTGCAGATTTTGCATTTCCAATGACAACCGGACCGAAACCCCTAGGAACTGATCTTCTCAACTGGTATATAAACCGATTGATACGGAGCGCCCACGCGGATGGGGAACTCATGGATGCGTTCTATCGCGTGTTCAGACTAGAGAAGTCTGCCACCAGCCTGTTTCGTCCTGGTGTCGTACGACGTGTCCTACAACCGTAG
- a CDS encoding phosphoadenosine phosphosulfate reductase family protein yields the protein MSLEIDSATLDEKIDRSLDVLEETWGRFDNPIFTCSFGKDSNVVLDLLDRSTVDIKARTALGFCDHGNHFEDTLRVKEDLEDRYGVTFDTYRPDSSYEELVEEHGPRVNQRKPDLCCETLKSKPIERMVDGHDGWITGYRITEGQDDEGEESYDWRSNLDFFEEKEEITHINPIVHWTDQDVWEYHDRRELPYNEIYDQGFDCTGCKQCTLDGEVIFAVDSMEDVGQGEIDTDD from the coding sequence ATGTCCCTGGAAATCGACTCCGCGACCCTCGACGAAAAGATAGATAGATCGCTCGATGTCCTCGAGGAGACCTGGGGCCGGTTCGACAATCCGATCTTCACCTGCAGTTTCGGGAAGGATTCGAACGTCGTACTCGATCTGCTAGACAGATCGACCGTCGACATTAAGGCCCGGACAGCGCTGGGCTTCTGCGACCACGGCAATCACTTCGAGGACACCCTGCGGGTAAAGGAGGACCTCGAGGACCGCTACGGCGTCACGTTCGATACGTACCGGCCCGACTCGAGCTACGAGGAACTCGTCGAAGAGCACGGCCCTCGTGTGAACCAGCGCAAGCCGGACCTCTGTTGCGAGACGCTCAAGTCAAAACCGATCGAGCGGATGGTCGACGGGCACGACGGCTGGATCACCGGGTACCGCATCACCGAAGGGCAGGATGACGAGGGGGAAGAGAGCTACGACTGGCGTAGCAACCTCGACTTCTTCGAGGAGAAAGAGGAGATCACTCACATCAACCCGATCGTCCACTGGACGGACCAAGACGTCTGGGAATACCACGACCGCCGCGAACTCCCGTACAACGAGATTTACGACCAAGGGTTCGACTGTACGGGCTGCAAGCAGTGCACGCTCGACGGCGAAGTCATCTTCGCTGTCGACAGCATGGAGGACGTCGGCCAGGGAGAGATTGACACGGATGACTGA
- a CDS encoding CaiB/BaiF CoA transferase family protein — translation MNQQALDDVDVIDLGQIYNGAYGSLMLSYLGADVTKVEPPFGEPLRSRVEDGEGEPPELVMLNSTKEGITLNLKDDRGKELFKDLVRDADVLVENFAPGTMEQFGLGYETLAEINPELIYAHGSGFGEDGPKSDRLAMDLIVQAESGVMDATGRPDDPPTKTGIAPGDFLGGIHLAAGVLAALYQRKRTGEGQFVEASMQDAVYPSLMSQLANYYDNADVPARTGNRHSSLAKAPYNAYEADDGYVAILCTSDDHWRTLCEAIGRKDLRDDDRFATNVDRVEHMETIDTAIEEWTRERTREEIEETLSAVSVPCGSVQSVEEVIHDPHLEKREMVVEIDHPTEGEIRVPGMPIRLSESEMPDIEPAPRKGEGNHEIYRKRLGLSKNEIEKLQKDGVI, via the coding sequence ATGAATCAACAAGCACTCGACGACGTCGACGTTATCGACCTCGGACAGATCTACAACGGCGCGTACGGTTCCTTGATGCTCTCGTATCTTGGAGCCGACGTGACGAAGGTCGAACCACCGTTCGGCGAACCCCTCCGCTCCCGCGTCGAGGACGGCGAGGGCGAACCGCCGGAACTCGTGATGCTCAACTCCACGAAGGAGGGCATCACGCTCAACCTCAAAGACGACCGGGGCAAGGAACTATTCAAGGATCTCGTACGGGACGCGGACGTCCTCGTCGAGAACTTCGCGCCGGGGACGATGGAGCAGTTCGGCCTCGGATACGAAACCCTCGCCGAGATCAACCCCGAACTGATTTACGCGCACGGTAGCGGCTTCGGCGAGGACGGCCCCAAAAGTGATCGGCTGGCGATGGACCTCATCGTCCAGGCCGAAAGCGGCGTCATGGACGCTACCGGTCGTCCCGACGATCCGCCGACCAAGACCGGGATCGCGCCGGGGGACTTCCTCGGCGGGATCCACCTCGCGGCTGGCGTCCTGGCGGCGCTCTACCAGCGCAAGCGTACCGGCGAGGGCCAGTTCGTCGAGGCCAGCATGCAGGACGCAGTGTACCCCTCGCTCATGTCCCAACTGGCCAACTACTACGACAACGCCGACGTCCCCGCGCGGACGGGCAATCGGCACAGCAGCCTCGCGAAGGCGCCCTACAACGCCTACGAGGCTGACGACGGCTACGTGGCGATTCTCTGTACATCCGACGACCACTGGCGGACGCTGTGCGAGGCGATCGGTCGAAAGGACCTGCGGGACGACGACCGGTTCGCGACCAACGTCGACCGCGTCGAGCACATGGAGACGATCGACACGGCCATCGAGGAGTGGACTCGAGAGCGCACCCGCGAAGAGATTGAGGAGACGCTCTCGGCGGTCAGCGTCCCCTGTGGGTCGGTCCAGAGCGTCGAGGAGGTGATCCACGATCCCCACCTTGAGAAGCGGGAGATGGTCGTCGAGATCGATCATCCCACCGAGGGAGAGATCCGTGTTCCCGGGATGCCGATCCGACTCTCGGAGTCGGAGATGCCCGATATCGAGCCCGCTCCACGAAAGGGTGAAGGCAACCATGAGATCTATCGAAAGCGCTTGGGCCTCTCGAAGAATGAGATCGAAAAACTCCAGAAAGACGGTGTAATCTAA
- the sauS gene encoding acylating sulfoacetaldehyde dehydrogenase, whose translation MTTNASQVGSTSAVDSCLERARTAMNEIADYDQEEVDELIQAIAWAIYEEDRAREISEMAVRDTGFGNVEDKITKKRRKTAGTLDDLRGEPSVGVVERNEETGITEIAKPVGVVGAVVPSTNPGATPANLAMMALKGRNAIVVSPSPAGYSTAELVVEYIRDELEKVGAPRDLVQLLPGPVEKEKTYELMDRCDLLQVTGSASNVHRGERSGTPNYCVGEGNVVSIVDATADLEAAADRIAKSKTFDYATSCSSDNSAVIVELVYDDAIAALEAQGGYLCDAEERERLEKTMFPDGHGSLSGEVTAQPPDEIAVAADLPPEARDADFFMVEGQGIGEEYPLSGEKLSVVLTLYEAADFDAALETTSDILAFEGSGHSCGLHTTDDDHRERIGHEINVARLLINQPQCFGNGGSFDNGLNFTLSMGAGIWGSNQTDENIDYTHFLNTTTVAETVEPDEPSEEELFGSYHEKYGH comes from the coding sequence ATGACTACGAACGCTTCGCAAGTCGGGTCGACGTCGGCCGTCGATTCCTGTCTTGAGCGCGCACGAACGGCGATGAACGAGATCGCGGACTACGATCAGGAAGAGGTCGACGAACTCATCCAAGCGATCGCCTGGGCGATCTACGAGGAGGATCGCGCCCGAGAAATCTCGGAGATGGCAGTCAGAGACACCGGCTTCGGCAACGTCGAGGACAAGATCACCAAAAAGCGCCGTAAGACCGCCGGCACGCTGGACGACTTGCGCGGGGAACCCTCAGTCGGCGTGGTCGAGCGGAACGAGGAAACGGGTATTACCGAGATTGCTAAGCCCGTCGGCGTCGTCGGCGCGGTCGTCCCCTCGACCAACCCGGGCGCGACGCCCGCGAATCTGGCAATGATGGCGCTGAAGGGGCGCAACGCGATCGTCGTCTCGCCGTCGCCGGCCGGCTACTCGACCGCCGAACTGGTCGTCGAGTACATTCGCGACGAACTCGAGAAAGTAGGCGCGCCCCGGGATCTCGTCCAGTTGCTCCCCGGACCCGTCGAGAAGGAGAAGACGTACGAGCTGATGGATCGGTGCGACCTGCTACAGGTAACCGGCTCCGCGAGCAACGTCCACCGGGGCGAGCGCTCGGGGACGCCAAACTACTGCGTCGGCGAGGGCAACGTCGTCTCGATCGTCGACGCGACGGCCGACCTTGAGGCGGCCGCCGACCGCATCGCCAAGAGCAAGACCTTCGACTACGCGACGAGCTGCTCGAGCGACAATTCCGCGGTGATCGTCGAGTTGGTCTACGACGACGCCATCGCCGCGCTCGAGGCCCAGGGCGGGTACCTCTGCGACGCCGAGGAACGCGAGCGTCTCGAGAAGACCATGTTCCCCGACGGCCACGGCTCGCTCTCCGGCGAGGTCACCGCACAGCCGCCAGACGAGATCGCGGTCGCCGCCGACCTCCCGCCGGAGGCCCGCGACGCCGACTTTTTCATGGTCGAGGGGCAGGGCATCGGCGAAGAATATCCCCTTTCGGGCGAGAAGCTCTCGGTCGTGCTCACCCTCTATGAGGCCGCCGACTTCGACGCCGCGCTCGAGACAACGAGCGACATCCTCGCGTTCGAGGGGAGTGGTCATTCCTGTGGCTTACACACGACTGACGACGACCACCGGGAACGCATCGGCCATGAGATCAACGTCGCCCGGCTGTTAATCAACCAGCCCCAGTGTTTCGGCAACGGCGGAAGTTTCGACAATGGGCTCAACTTCACGCTCTCGATGGGAGCCGGCATCTGGGGCAGCAACCAGACCGACGAGAACATCGATTACACTCATTTCCTCAACACGACGACGGTCGCTGAGACTGTCGAACCCGACGAGCCGAGCGAGGAGGAACTCTTCGGCTCGTATCACGAGAAATACGGCCACTGA
- a CDS encoding tripartite tricarboxylate transporter permease, with the protein MIDALLFPASIEAGLSILADPYVLFAIFLGTAVGVVFGAIPGFSATMTIVLFTPITIPFESTLALIFLVSAYGGAVYGGSIPAILINTPGAPGSVVTCWDGYELTKQGRAVYALAVSAIVSGLAGVVAAAFLLVFAPPISEFALNFGPPEMFLLAVFALTIIPAAKGASLTKALLAGLFGLLIGTIGNDPQLSQSRATFGQTTLLEGVDFVVVLIGLFVLAEVFRLAYRGPAVTGGENVEGGTSEVYEAARAVASRPVEFVRGTLIGTFVGSLPGAGADVANFVSYNEAKRWANDELSDRFGTGIIEGVIAADSSNNATQGGALIPTLTLGIPGSGSTAALLGAIALHGLNPGPGLFDSSSDIVYAMILSLFIGNVLILIYGLTGSQYFGKLAYIPIRYIIPAVAVLSIVGGFAVRNAPVDLYIVLIFGLVGLLFIKYDYPLVSLVLGVILGDIAENGFVTGWLLTGESARAFLFNSYITIGLLLLIALSLLVTVIKD; encoded by the coding sequence ATGATCGACGCGTTGCTCTTCCCCGCCTCGATAGAGGCCGGACTCAGCATACTCGCGGATCCGTATGTGCTCTTCGCGATCTTTCTAGGAACCGCAGTCGGCGTCGTGTTCGGCGCGATTCCCGGGTTTTCCGCGACGATGACAATCGTGCTGTTCACGCCGATTACGATCCCGTTCGAGTCGACGCTGGCGCTGATTTTCCTGGTCTCCGCCTACGGTGGTGCGGTGTACGGCGGGTCGATTCCAGCGATCTTGATCAATACGCCCGGCGCGCCGGGATCGGTTGTCACCTGCTGGGACGGGTACGAACTCACGAAACAAGGGCGAGCCGTCTACGCGCTCGCGGTCTCCGCGATCGTCTCCGGACTCGCGGGCGTGGTCGCAGCAGCCTTCCTCCTCGTCTTCGCCCCACCGATCTCCGAATTCGCGCTCAACTTTGGCCCGCCGGAGATGTTCCTGCTCGCGGTGTTTGCCCTGACGATCATCCCCGCTGCGAAGGGTGCGTCACTCACGAAGGCACTGCTGGCCGGCTTGTTCGGACTACTGATCGGGACGATCGGGAACGACCCGCAACTCTCCCAGTCGCGGGCCACGTTCGGGCAAACAACGCTCCTTGAAGGCGTCGACTTCGTCGTCGTGCTCATCGGGCTATTCGTCCTGGCGGAGGTGTTTCGACTCGCCTACCGAGGTCCCGCCGTTACCGGCGGTGAAAACGTCGAGGGCGGCACGTCGGAAGTGTACGAGGCCGCCCGAGCGGTCGCTTCTCGGCCGGTTGAGTTCGTTCGCGGGACGCTCATCGGGACCTTTGTCGGTTCGTTGCCCGGCGCGGGTGCTGACGTAGCGAACTTCGTCTCGTATAACGAAGCCAAGCGATGGGCTAACGACGAACTAAGCGACCGGTTCGGCACCGGCATCATCGAAGGCGTCATCGCGGCCGACTCGAGCAACAACGCGACCCAGGGCGGGGCGCTGATTCCGACGTTGACACTCGGAATCCCAGGGAGCGGCTCGACCGCGGCGCTGCTGGGTGCGATCGCGCTTCACGGACTGAACCCCGGTCCCGGGCTGTTCGACTCCTCAAGCGATATCGTCTACGCGATGATCCTCTCGCTGTTCATCGGGAACGTCCTGATTCTGATCTATGGACTCACCGGATCGCAGTACTTCGGGAAACTTGCGTACATCCCGATTCGGTACATCATTCCCGCAGTGGCGGTGCTCTCGATTGTTGGGGGCTTCGCGGTGCGGAACGCGCCCGTCGATCTGTATATCGTTCTGATCTTCGGCCTAGTCGGACTCCTGTTCATCAAGTACGACTACCCGCTCGTAAGCCTCGTGCTGGGGGTGATCCTCGGTGACATCGCCGAGAACGGCTTCGTCACCGGCTGGCTATTGACCGGCGAGAGCGCTCGGGCCTTCCTGTTCAATAGCTACATCACGATCGGGCTGTTGCTCCTGATCGCTCTCTCGCTGCTCGTTACCGTGATCAAGGACTGA